One genomic window of Tribolium castaneum strain GA2 chromosome 10, icTriCast1.1, whole genome shotgun sequence includes the following:
- the Sema-1a gene encoding semaphorin-1a, which produces MFGFQLILQCSYMVVKILVWSICLIALCHAWMPDSSSKLINHFKSVESKSFTGNATFPDHFIVLNQDETSILVGGRNRVYNLSIFDLSERKGGRIDWPSSDAHGQLCILKGKTDDDCQNYIRILYSSEPGKLVICGTNSYKPLCRTYAFKEGKYLVEKEVEGIGLCPYNPEHNSTSVSYNGQLFSATVADFSGGDPLIYREPQRTELSDLKQLNAPNFVNSVAYGDYIFFFYRETAVEYMNCGKVIYSRVARVCKDDKGGPHQSRDRWTSFLKARLNCSIPGEYPFYFDEIQSTSDIVEGRYNSDDSKKIIYGILTTPVNAIGGSAICAYQMADILRVFEGSFKHQETINSNWLPVPQNLVPEPRPGQCVRDSRILPDKNVNFIKTHSLMEDAVPALFGKPVLVRVSLQYRFTAITVDPQVKTINNQYLDVLYIGTDDGKVLKAVNIPNADTAKAIVISENTVLPHGAPVKQLKIAPGYGKVVVVGKDEIRLANLNHCASKTRCKDCVELQDPHCAWDAKQNLCVSIDTVTSYRFLIQDVVRGDDNKCWSPQTDKKTVIKNKPSEVENEITNSIDEKDLDSSDPLIKTGLDDDSDCDPVSENSIGGCAVRQQLVIYTAGTLHIVVVVVSIVGLFLGFIAGYLFSQKFHSHSQYPEAPFIEQHNHLERLSANQTGYLTPRANKAVNLVVNVSSSTPPPKKDNLDVSKDLNIASDGTLQKIKKTYI; this is translated from the exons ATGTTTGGTTTCCAATTGATCTTGCAATGTAGCTACATGGTGGTGAAGATCTTGGTTTGGTCGATATGTCTGATAGCGCTGTGTCATGCTTGGATGCCGGATAGTTCTTCCAAATTAATAAACCATTTTAAATCAGTTGAAAGTAAAAGCTTTACCGGGAACGCCACGTTCCCTGATCACTTTATTGTCTTGAATCAAGACGAAACTTCGATATTAGTAGGCGGTAGAAATAGGGTTTACAATTTAAGTATATTCGACCTCAGTGAGCGTAAAGGGGGGCGAATCGACTGGCCATCGTCCGATGCACATGGCCAGTTGTGTATATTGAAAGGGAAAACGGACGACGACTGCCAAAATTACATTAGAATACTGTACTCTTCAGAACCGGggaaattagttatttgcggGACCAATTCGTACAAACCCCTCTGTCGGACGTACGCATTTAAG GAGGGAAAGTACCTGGTTGAGAAAGAAGTAGAAGGGATAGGCTTGTGTCCATACAATCCGGAACACAACAGCACATCTGTCTCCTACAATGGCCAATTATTTTCAGCGACGGTCGCCGACTTTTCCGGGGGCGACCCTCTCATATACAGGGAGCCCCAGCGCACCGAACTCTCAGATCTCAAACAACTGAACG CACCGAATTTCGTAAACTCGGTGGCCTATGGCGACTACATATTCTTCTTCTACCGTGAAACCGCCGTCGAGTACATGAACTGCGGAAAAGTCATCTACTCGCGGGTCGCCAGGGTGTGCAAGGACGACAAAGGGGGCCCTCACCAGTCACGCGACCGCTGGACGTCGTTCCTCAAAGCACGTCTCAATTGTTCAATTCCCGGCGAGTACCCCTTTTACTTTGATGAAATCC AATCAACAAGTGATATAGTCGAGGGTCGGTACAATTCCGACGACAGCAAAAAGATCATTTATGGAATCCTCACAACTCCAGTTAATGCCATCGGCGGCTCGGCCATTTGCGCGTATCAAATGGCCGACATCTTGCGCGTGTTTGAAGGGAGCTTCAAGCACCAAGAGACGATCAACTCGAACTGGCTCCCCGTGCCCCAGAACCTAGTCCCTGAACCCAGGCCCGGGCAGTGCGTACGCGACAGCAGGATCCTGCCCGACAAGAACGTCAACTTTATTAAGACCCACTCTTTGATGGAGGACGCCGTTCCGGCTCTTTTCGGAAAACCAGTTCTGGTCCGAGTGAGTCTGCAGTATCGGTTTACAGCCATAACAGTGGATCCACAAGTGAAAACAATCAATAATCAGTATCTCGATGTTTTGTATATCGGAACAG ATGATGGGAAGGTACTAAAAGCTGTTAATATACCAAACGCGGACACCGCTAAAGCGATTGTTATATCGGAAAATACCGTACTACCGCACGGAGCTCCCGTAAAACAGCTGAAGATCGCTCCCGGTTATGGCAAAGTTGTGGTGGTCGGGAAAGACGAAATCAGACTTGCTAATCTCAACCATTGTGCAAGCAAAACGCGGTGCAA GGACTGTGTGGAACTGCAAGACCCACATTGCGCCTGGGACGCCAAACAAAACCTGTGTGTCAGCATTGACACCGTCACTTCGTATCGCTTCCTGATCCAGGACGTAGTTCGCGGCGACGACAACAAATGTTGGTCGCCGCAAACAGACAAAAAGACTGTGATTAAGAATAAGCCCAGCGAGGTTGAGAACGAGATTACGAACTCCATTGACGAAAAGGATCTCGATTCAAGCGATCCGCTCATCAAAACTGGTCTCGATGACGATTCCGATTGTGATCCAGTCAGCGAGAACAGCATAGGCGGATGCGCCGTCCGCCAGCAACTTGTTATATACACAGCTGGGACTCTACACATTGTCGTGGTCGTCGTCAGCATCGTGGGTTTATTTCTTGGCTTTATAGCGGGTTATCtgttttcgcaaaaatttcaCTCGCATTCGCAATATCCTGAGGCGCCGTTTATAGAGCAGCACAATCATTTGGAAAG ATTAAGCGCCAACCAGACGGGGTATTTGACTCCGAGGGCCAATAAAGCGGTCAATTTGGTGGTGAACGTGTCGAGTAGCACGCCGCCGCCGAAAAAGGACAATCTCGATGTCAGCAAAGACTTGAACATTGCGAGTGACGGGACTTTGCAAAAAATCAAGAAGACTTACATTTAA